GACGATGAATTTTCTCTAAATGTGGCTTATTTTGATACAAAAGCGATAGACTATATTACGTATGATGTTTGGGATGCTCGTGTATTAACGAAAAAACTTCATCTACAAGCCATTAATATTCCCCAAGCACTTATTGAAGGTGTTGATCTCGGTCTGCGCTATTCACATCCATTCATTTCTATTGGGTTAGGTTATAACCGTACTCAAACCCTTGAATTAACATCTCATGAAACCATTTCACCGGTTCGCCCTGAAATACTGACGACTTTTATTCAACTTCCTGTTGCTAAAACACCATTCTCATTAGGGTGGTCAGGAAAATTTGCCAGCGCAACTGAGAATAGAGGGACGCATAAAGGAAGAGCGCCTCATGTAAAAGGGAAAACCACGAATCGCATGCAAGAGCTAATAACTCAATATCCAGGTTATGGCATCCATGATTTTTCAATTAGTTATCAATCTCAAAACAATAAAGATATTCAAGCTGCATTGGTGCTCGCAAATGCCTTTAATCGAGAATATTTCTCAGCGATGGGCGTACCACAAGAAAGCAGAAATATCAAAATGTCCGTCAGTTATCGCTGGTAGATGAGGAGCAATAATTTATATAACAAAGGGCTGTTTTAACAGCCCATTAAAATAACGGAGATCCATCTACATGTCTCAGTCATCCTTATTAATTAAATTTAGTTTACTGGCTGTTGCTGTTTCTTCTGCTTGTGTGTCAGCACAAGAGAAAACACAAACTAGCGAGGAGAAAAAAACAGAAGTACTTACTGTTTATGCGACGGGTAATGAGCGTGATAGCTTTACGTTACCCATGATGTCAACCGTTATTAAAAATAACAATGCGTTGTCAGAAACCGCAGGTAGTGCTTCTGAACTACTTCGTCATATGCCCGGAATTTCTATTTCAGGCGCAGGTCGTACTAATGGTGAAACCATCAGTATGCGTGGATACAGTAAAAATGGAATATTGACACTTGTAGATGGTGTACGTCAAGGAACTGACACTGGCCATATTGACAGTATTTTTGTTGATCCTCTTCTTATAAAGCAAGTTGAAGTAGTTAGGGGACCTTCTGCATTGTTGTATGGTAGTGGAGCACTTGGCGGTGTTATTGCTTACGATACTGTTGATGCCAGCGATCTACTTTTAAAAAACGAACAAGGTGGTGTGCGTGTCACTGGTCTTGGTAATACCGCGCAACATAGCCAAGGTTTGGGTATTACTGCTTTTGGTAAACACGATAACCTTGATGGTCTCGTTGCATTATCAGCGCGTGATAAAGGTGATACTCGTTATGGTGGAGGTTACCGTGCACAAAATGATGAAACCATTATTAACCTACTCTCCAAAGGGCGTTGGTTTATTGATGATAGTAATACTTTAAGTGGTCAATTCCGCTATTACCATAATAATGCTCATCAACCTAAAAACCCTCAAGTTGCTGGAAATTCCACACTGACAAATGTGGAAACTGACCGGACAACAACACAAAAAGATGCACAGTTAACCTATCAATACAATCCTTCGAATTTACAATGGGTTAATCTAAAAACACAAGCTTATTACAGTGAAATTGATATCAACGCCAAAACAACACAAAAAGGATTTGAAGGTCGAGAGCAGAAAACATATGGCGTAAAACTTGAGAATCGCTCTCAAGTGGGAATGAATAGCTTTGCATCACATGGACTTACTTATGGTGGTGAAGTGTATAAACAGAAGCAATCACCAAGTCAAAATACAGAAAGTTTTCCACAAGCAGATATCCGTTTTATGTCAGGCTGGATTCAAGATGAAGTCACTTTACGTGATTTGCCTGTCTCCTTCATTTTAGGAACCCGTTTTGATAAATATAAAAGCCAAAACGATCGTTATGATGATATTACCGCTGATAAATGGTCATCCAAAGGAGCTATCAGTATCACACCTACTGATTGGTCAATGATTTATACCTCTTATTCACAAGCGTTTAGAGCCCCCACTTTAGGCGAAATGTATAACGATGCGAAACATTTTGATGCGCCATTCCCAGGAGCACCAACAAATTATTGGCGCCCTAACCCTAATTTAAAGCCTGAAACCAATTCAACCACCGAATATGGATTTGGTTTTCAATTCGACGACTTATTATCTAATAATGATAATCTGAAAATTAAAGCAGCCCATTTCAATACTCGCGCAAAAGATTATATTGATGCAGATGTCGCTATTTTTCAGGGATATACACAATCAACAAATATTCCAAGAGCAACTATTTGGGGGTGGGATATTTCGATGAACTACCAATCTAAATTCTTTAGTTGGGATTTAGCGTATAACCATACCAAAGGGAAAGATAATGCCACTAATGCCTCAATTACCTCGATTGAGCCGGATACATTGACCAGTCGTTTTGATGTTCCAGTTCCCAACACCGATTTTTCTGTAGGTTGGGTCGGCCAATTTACCAAAAAAACAGACTTTACCAAACATGACCGTTTTAATCGCCCAACCCATCGCCAACAAGCAGGTTATGGCGTCAATGATTTTTACCTTCGCTATGAAGGTAACGCCTCCTTAAAGGGGCTAACAACCTCATTTGTACTAGGTAACGCATTTGATAAAACTTATTATTCTTCTGCGGGGATTCCTCAGGAAGGTCGTAATGCAAAAGTACTTGTGAGTTATCAGTGGTAATTAACAATAAAATTAACGATAGATACAATAGGAGTTTCTGTGAATAAACCTCTTTATGAGCGCTACCTGCAAGCAAAAGCGGATAAAAAAGCACCTTATGCCCGTGATCTAGCTACCTACTTAAATGTAAGCGAAGCCGAATTAACACATGCTCGTGTAGGACATGATGCAAAACGCTTACGTAACGATGTACAAGAATTATTAAAAACCTTAAGTAAAGTGGGGGAAGTCAAAGCCATTACTCGTAACGATATCGCCGTTCACGAGC
This genomic stretch from Proteus vulgaris harbors:
- the hmuR2 gene encoding hemin receptor, with protein sequence MSQSSLLIKFSLLAVAVSSACVSAQEKTQTSEEKKTEVLTVYATGNERDSFTLPMMSTVIKNNNALSETAGSASELLRHMPGISISGAGRTNGETISMRGYSKNGILTLVDGVRQGTDTGHIDSIFVDPLLIKQVEVVRGPSALLYGSGALGGVIAYDTVDASDLLLKNEQGGVRVTGLGNTAQHSQGLGITAFGKHDNLDGLVALSARDKGDTRYGGGYRAQNDETIINLLSKGRWFIDDSNTLSGQFRYYHNNAHQPKNPQVAGNSTLTNVETDRTTTQKDAQLTYQYNPSNLQWVNLKTQAYYSEIDINAKTTQKGFEGREQKTYGVKLENRSQVGMNSFASHGLTYGGEVYKQKQSPSQNTESFPQADIRFMSGWIQDEVTLRDLPVSFILGTRFDKYKSQNDRYDDITADKWSSKGAISITPTDWSMIYTSYSQAFRAPTLGEMYNDAKHFDAPFPGAPTNYWRPNPNLKPETNSTTEYGFGFQFDDLLSNNDNLKIKAAHFNTRAKDYIDADVAIFQGYTQSTNIPRATIWGWDISMNYQSKFFSWDLAYNHTKGKDNATNASITSIEPDTLTSRFDVPVPNTDFSVGWVGQFTKKTDFTKHDRFNRPTHRQQAGYGVNDFYLRYEGNASLKGLTTSFVLGNAFDKTYYSSAGIPQEGRNAKVLVSYQW